One stretch of Methanobacteriaceae archaeon DNA includes these proteins:
- a CDS encoding thioredoxin domain-containing protein: MSYPDRESKNKYQNRLIEEKSPYLQQHAYNPVDWHPWGEDAFNKAETENKPIFLSIGYSTCHWCHVMAHESFEDPEIGKLINEVFVPIKVDREERPEIDNIYMNVCQMMTGSGGWPLTIILTPEKKPFFAGTYFPRESQYGRIGLKELIKKIQVLWDENPQEAMKSADKVVAVLKQISENVPGALLSEEIFDETYQSLEESFDYDYGGFGMIQKFPSPTNIFFLLRHWKRTLNPNSLNMAIITLNNMYYGGIHDHIGFGFHRYTIDPQWVVPHFEKMLYDQALISMAYLEAFQATGNMLYQNIAKEVFEYVIRDMQSPQGGFYSAEDADSKGVEGKFYLWRKSEIDHLLGEDAPLICELFNISTFGNFEEESTGKQNGKNIIHLKNSLKDFANAKGLELDDLTKTVARCLEKLFNHRKNRIHPQKDDKILTDWNGLMIAALARGFNVIGNKKYLESAQKAADFILNNLYQNGKLIHRYKDGESAIDGNLDDYSFLIWGLMELYSATFEIKYLKYAFSLNETLVNHFLDGKSGGFFFTSDDAEEIILRKRESYDSAIPSGNSVQMMNLLKMAHISEDESLKEMALGIEHYFTEKIKRSPLAHTNMINAIDFRLGSSYNVVVVCNNKNQSMIMHEKLRADLSIRYIPNLTIMDITPTETKEENSKENGSLQLPFEVSESLKAKKSPENKCTFYVCSDKDCKPPLTEIKELLKVIEQ, translated from the coding sequence ATGTCTTACCCGGATCGAGAATCAAAAAATAAGTACCAAAATAGATTAATTGAAGAAAAAAGCCCCTATCTCCAACAACATGCGTACAATCCTGTGGATTGGCATCCATGGGGTGAAGATGCATTTAATAAAGCAGAAACAGAAAACAAGCCCATTTTTCTATCAATTGGATATTCAACTTGTCACTGGTGTCATGTAATGGCCCATGAATCATTTGAAGACCCTGAAATAGGCAAACTAATTAATGAAGTATTTGTTCCCATTAAGGTCGATCGAGAGGAAAGGCCAGAGATAGATAATATCTACATGAATGTGTGTCAAATGATGACGGGAAGTGGTGGCTGGCCATTAACCATAATATTAACCCCTGAGAAAAAACCTTTTTTTGCAGGGACTTATTTTCCCCGAGAAAGTCAATACGGACGTATAGGCCTTAAAGAACTCATTAAAAAGATACAAGTTTTATGGGATGAAAATCCTCAGGAAGCTATGAAGTCGGCAGATAAAGTTGTTGCCGTGTTAAAGCAGATTTCTGAAAACGTTCCAGGTGCACTTCTCAGTGAGGAAATTTTTGACGAAACCTATCAATCCCTGGAAGAAAGTTTTGATTATGATTATGGTGGTTTTGGGATGATACAAAAATTCCCAAGCCCTACTAATATTTTTTTCTTATTAAGGCACTGGAAGCGGACTTTAAATCCAAATTCTTTAAATATGGCCATAATTACACTGAATAACATGTATTATGGTGGAATTCACGACCATATAGGGTTTGGTTTCCACCGTTACACCATAGACCCTCAGTGGGTGGTTCCTCATTTTGAAAAGATGTTATATGATCAGGCCTTGATTTCTATGGCTTACTTAGAGGCATTTCAAGCAACTGGAAATATGCTCTATCAAAATATTGCCAAAGAAGTTTTTGAATATGTAATTCGAGATATGCAATCACCCCAAGGTGGTTTTTATTCGGCAGAGGACGCCGACAGCAAAGGGGTGGAAGGTAAATTTTACCTATGGAGAAAAAGCGAAATAGATCACCTTTTAGGAGAGGATGCTCCTTTAATCTGCGAATTATTCAATATTTCGACTTTCGGAAATTTTGAAGAAGAATCTACTGGAAAACAGAACGGAAAGAATATAATCCATTTAAAAAATTCTTTAAAAGATTTTGCTAATGCAAAAGGCCTTGAACTTGATGATCTAACAAAAACTGTTGCCCGATGCCTGGAAAAACTTTTTAATCATAGGAAAAATCGAATACATCCCCAAAAAGACGATAAAATCCTGACTGACTGGAATGGACTCATGATTGCAGCCTTAGCTCGTGGATTTAATGTTATAGGGAATAAAAAGTACTTAGAATCCGCTCAAAAAGCTGCTGATTTCATTTTAAATAATTTATATCAAAATGGAAAATTAATTCATCGATATAAAGACGGAGAATCAGCAATTGATGGGAATTTAGATGATTATTCATTCCTAATTTGGGGTCTGATGGAACTATACTCTGCTACATTTGAAATTAAATATTTAAAATATGCATTTAGTTTAAATGAAACTCTGGTTAATCATTTTTTAGATGGAAAATCAGGAGGATTCTTTTTTACTTCAGATGATGCAGAAGAAATAATTTTAAGGAAAAGAGAAAGTTATGATAGTGCCATTCCATCTGGAAATTCTGTGCAGATGATGAATTTATTGAAAATGGCCCATATAAGTGAAGATGAGTCCTTAAAAGAAATGGCCTTGGGAATAGAGCATTATTTCACCGAAAAGATAAAAAGATCCCCTTTAGCCCATACCAATATGATAAATGCTATTGATTTTAGATTAGGGTCATCTTATAATGTTGTTGTGGTTTGCAACAACAAAAATCAATCCATGATAATGCATGAAAAACTTAGAGCAGATTTATCTATAAGATATATTCCCAATCTTACAATTATGGATATAACTCCCACTGAAACAAAAGAAGAAAATTCTAAAGAGAATGGTAGTTTACAATTGCCATTTGAAGTTTCAGAATCCTTAAAAGCTAAAAAATCTCCGGAAAATAAATGTACATTTTATGTATGTAGTGATAAAGATTGTAAACCTCCTTTAACTGAAATTAAGGAATTATTAAAAGTTATTGAACAATAA
- a CDS encoding DUF2085 domain-containing protein, protein MNNQFLSEESKNLSKVYICHRLPNRTFKIRGYYFPVCSRCIGMYIAAFSYFVLAMFYYINYDLTLMITALLLIIPTFIDGLTQLIGFRESNNTLRFFSGLIAGIGLAIFIKYFKIILMGVNYGLLS, encoded by the coding sequence ATGAATAATCAATTTTTGTCTGAAGAATCTAAAAATCTTTCAAAAGTGTACATCTGTCACCGTTTACCTAATCGGACTTTTAAAATTAGAGGATATTACTTTCCAGTTTGTTCTCGATGCATTGGAATGTATATTGCGGCCTTTTCTTATTTCGTTTTAGCTATGTTTTATTATATTAATTATGACTTAACTTTAATGATAACTGCCTTATTATTAATAATTCCTACATTTATCGATGGGTTAACTCAATTAATCGGTTTCAGAGAAAGTAACAATACATTAAGGTTTTTTTCAGGTTTAATTGCAGGAATTGGTCTTGCAATATTCATTAAATACTTTAAAATAATATTAATGGGGGTTAATTATGGTTTATTGTCCTAA
- a CDS encoding zinc ribbon domain-containing protein, producing MVYCPKCGKENTDQNKFCDNCGIELTKSVNKDHQVDKQAKGLQGWWSQQNSGVKVLSIFGVCCIGLILIVGIFGMLSPDQNTSNVTNTSLDEPTTTTNTTSGVSSPTWHSVATFTGTGDKDTDTFQIKGDKFKLKVTAKTESLEYGLFSVYVYPEGETASYSGQGAIDSFDKNTETDEFFINAGSGTYYLKTIAANLDKWNIEVFDYY from the coding sequence ATGGTTTATTGTCCTAAATGTGGAAAGGAAAATACTGATCAAAATAAGTTCTGTGATAATTGTGGAATAGAATTGACTAAAAGTGTGAATAAGGATCATCAAGTTGATAAACAAGCTAAAGGATTGCAGGGTTGGTGGAGTCAGCAAAATTCTGGTGTTAAAGTATTGAGTATATTTGGAGTTTGTTGTATAGGCCTTATATTGATTGTTGGGATATTTGGAATGTTATCACCTGATCAAAATACATCTAATGTGACAAATACTTCTTTAGATGAGCCCACAACTACAACTAATACGACAAGTGGTGTTTCTTCTCCAACGTGGCATAGTGTAGCAACTTTCACAGGTACTGGGGATAAAGATACCGACACATTCCAAATTAAAGGAGATAAATTTAAGTTAAAAGTTACAGCCAAAACAGAAAGCTTAGAATATGGTCTTTTTTCAGTATATGTTTATCCAGAAGGTGAAACAGCATCTTATTCTGGCCAAGGAGCTATTGATAGTTTTGATAAAAACACTGAAACTGATGAATTCTTTATAAACGCTGGTTCTGGCACTTATTATCTTAAAACAATAGCTGCAAATTTAGATAAATGGAATATAGAGGTTTTTGACTATTATTAA
- a CDS encoding GTP-binding protein: MNGRKKETKIVIFGAFDSGKTTTLDNLCEKKTNVEYNGTTISLDYGNTHVNGEKVHLFASPGQERFKFMREILSTGLDGAIVVVDNCRGVTDMESEIMSKLESGNVPYVIFANKQDLSNEKLSITCSAEIVPTIATNGAGLRYGLEILLEKI, translated from the coding sequence ATGAACGGTAGAAAAAAAGAAACTAAAATAGTCATTTTCGGAGCATTTGATTCGGGAAAGACCACGACCTTAGATAATCTTTGCGAAAAGAAAACTAATGTGGAGTACAATGGAACCACTATTTCCCTGGATTATGGAAATACACATGTTAATGGAGAAAAAGTACACCTTTTTGCTTCTCCAGGCCAGGAAAGATTTAAATTCATGCGGGAGATACTTTCTACAGGTTTAGATGGTGCCATAGTGGTGGTGGATAATTGCCGTGGAGTTACAGACATGGAATCGGAAATAATGTCTAAACTGGAATCAGGTAATGTTCCTTATGTCATTTTTGCCAATAAACAGGATTTATCTAATGAAAAACTTTCAATTACTTGTAGTGCAGAAATCGTTCCCACAATTGCTACCAATGGGGCAGGGCTAAGATACGGCCTGGAAATACTGTTAGAGAAGATTTAA
- a CDS encoding rubrerythrin family protein translates to MTKTIENLAKAFIGESQARNRYTLYAKVAKNEGFEQISEIFLATADNEREHAKWLFRLIQELREADESLEDLTVEAEAPLILGTTDENLIAAIGGEHYENTVMYPEFAAIAKTEGYPEISERLLAISNAEEHHEARYMNLLKLVETGTVYNKKEEVTWICRKCGYFHQGKKPPVKCPACDHPSKYYQILSETY, encoded by the coding sequence ATGACAAAAACCATTGAAAATTTGGCCAAAGCATTCATTGGAGAGAGTCAAGCCCGTAACAGGTATACACTGTATGCCAAAGTTGCTAAAAATGAAGGGTTCGAGCAGATTTCTGAAATTTTCCTTGCCACAGCAGATAATGAGCGAGAACATGCCAAATGGCTCTTTAGACTAATTCAAGAATTAAGGGAAGCTGATGAATCATTAGAAGATTTAACTGTAGAAGCAGAAGCCCCACTTATCTTGGGAACCACTGATGAAAATCTTATTGCTGCCATTGGTGGAGAACACTACGAAAATACAGTGATGTACCCGGAATTTGCGGCCATAGCCAAAACAGAAGGATACCCAGAAATTTCAGAGCGATTATTAGCCATTTCTAATGCAGAAGAACATCACGAAGCTCGATACATGAATTTATTGAAATTAGTGGAAACTGGAACTGTTTACAATAAAAAAGAAGAAGTTACATGGATTTGTCGCAAGTGTGGATATTTCCATCAAGGAAAAAAACCTCCAGTTAAATGTCCGGCCTGTGATCATCCTTCCAAGTACTACCAGATACTCAGTGAAACTTACTAG
- the nth gene encoding endonuclease III, with the protein MDELRVLYNLRVFEDKDPYRVLIRTILSQRTRDENTDQASAELFAEYPNMEDVAIAPQERLEKLVKKAGFFRVKSKRIKEVSNILLDEYEGIVPDTMDELLKLPGVGRKTANCVLVYAFEKPAIPVDTHVHRISNRIGLVNTKDPDATERELEKVVLKKFWIELNDLMVQFGQDICRPIGPKHEECPIAEICDYYQGILNQEENEKED; encoded by the coding sequence ATGGATGAGCTTAGAGTTCTTTATAATCTTCGAGTTTTTGAAGATAAAGATCCTTACCGTGTTTTAATTAGAACCATACTTTCCCAAAGGACTCGAGATGAAAATACTGATCAGGCCAGTGCAGAATTATTTGCTGAGTACCCTAATATGGAAGATGTGGCCATAGCTCCTCAAGAAAGATTAGAAAAGCTGGTTAAAAAAGCAGGATTTTTTAGAGTCAAATCCAAAAGAATAAAAGAAGTTTCTAATATTTTACTGGATGAATACGAAGGGATTGTTCCAGATACCATGGATGAACTTTTAAAACTTCCAGGTGTGGGCCGTAAAACCGCCAATTGTGTTCTGGTTTATGCCTTTGAAAAGCCAGCCATTCCCGTAGATACTCACGTGCACCGTATCTCTAATAGAATCGGTCTAGTAAATACAAAAGACCCTGATGCAACTGAACGTGAACTGGAAAAAGTTGTTCTTAAAAAGTTCTGGATTGAATTAAATGACCTCATGGTACAGTTTGGCCAAGATATTTGCAGGCCCATAGGGCCCAAGCATGAGGAATGTCCCATTGCTGAGATTTGTGATTATTATCAGGGTATTTTGAATCAGGAAGAAAATGAAAAAGAAGACTGA
- a CDS encoding cation:proton antiporter — translation MESVALSLAIIIILGLVFTKGFEKIKMPGFFGMLILGILIGPYCFNLISSNLMNISPDIRILTLIIILLRAGFGINKDSIHNVGLSVVKMSFIPSLLEGLTIMAVGHLLLGIPLLESAMLGFIVAAVSPAVIVPQMLSFIDKKIGTSKGIPNLILASAALDDVIVIAVFTAIMGIYGGSSINIAGEILSIPISIVLGAVIGFIVALVTLTIFRKFDIHNTEKALLVLAFAIILKNIGDFSTPIIPLAGLVGVMVLSFVIMDRRSDLGVPLSHTFNKIWIFAEILVFVLVGSQVNLLLVWNYTLIGILVLLIGLAARSAGVYISLMGTEFNLKEKLFCVVSFIPKATVQATIGAIPLAAGVASGELILAIAVLSILFTSPLGALAVRYVGKSAFGVEEVK, via the coding sequence ATGGAGTCCGTGGCCCTTTCTTTAGCAATAATCATAATACTGGGATTGGTATTTACTAAGGGATTTGAAAAAATCAAAATGCCTGGTTTTTTTGGAATGTTAATCCTGGGAATTTTAATAGGGCCCTATTGTTTCAATTTAATTAGTAGCAATTTAATGAATATTTCACCAGACATCCGAATCTTAACACTCATAATTATTCTCCTGCGAGCTGGTTTTGGTATAAATAAAGATTCCATCCATAATGTGGGCCTTTCGGTAGTTAAGATGAGTTTTATACCCAGCTTACTGGAAGGTCTGACCATAATGGCAGTGGGCCATCTTTTACTGGGAATTCCACTTTTAGAGTCAGCCATGTTAGGATTCATTGTGGCCGCTGTATCTCCGGCAGTTATAGTACCCCAAATGCTTTCTTTTATTGATAAAAAAATCGGTACCTCAAAAGGAATACCTAATCTGATTCTGGCCAGCGCTGCCCTGGACGATGTAATAGTTATTGCCGTCTTTACAGCCATTATGGGAATCTATGGAGGATCTTCCATAAACATTGCTGGAGAAATCTTATCTATACCCATTTCCATCGTTTTAGGCGCGGTAATTGGTTTTATAGTTGCATTAGTTACTCTGACCATATTTAGAAAGTTCGATATTCACAATACTGAAAAAGCATTGCTGGTACTGGCCTTTGCCATAATATTAAAGAATATAGGGGATTTCTCAACACCTATAATCCCCTTGGCCGGGCTGGTAGGAGTTATGGTTCTCAGTTTCGTGATTATGGATCGCCGAAGTGATTTAGGAGTTCCATTATCCCATACTTTCAATAAAATATGGATATTTGCTGAAATACTAGTATTTGTACTGGTAGGATCTCAGGTAAATCTTCTATTAGTTTGGAATTATACTTTAATTGGTATTTTAGTGCTTTTAATAGGTTTAGCTGCCCGTAGTGCTGGAGTTTATATCTCACTTATGGGAACTGAATTTAATTTAAAAGAAAAACTATTCTGCGTGGTTTCATTCATACCTAAAGCCACGGTACAAGCCACCATAGGGGCCATACCCTTGGCCGCGGGTGTGGCCTCTGGGGAGCTGATTCTGGCCATTGCTGTTTTATCAATATTGTTTACTTCACCTTTAGGGGCCCTGGCCGTGCGGTATGTGGGTAAGAGTGCTTTTGGAGTTGAAGAAGTTAAATAA
- a CDS encoding DHH family phosphoesterase translates to MNKTCIGCKGKGYEVTGHKECDACGGTGYASSEDVKSHFKGVSTNARQRFDLEEDHDVPCEVCKGKGEIELHESCPVCKGAGEINVCRECGKILNNDTEYCDDCKDKKEIVYVLQAACEMSDLEIGSAYKGKITRVEKYGVFVSLSNQVWGLMRTGASGYNVGDEIFVRVIELKPQRREVDLGPANIKGDYELVTLKKNLARTLIGDITTKTLGRNVRIVGEVIQIQQTSGPTIFTISDETSTTWAAAFDEAGVRVYPEIDMGDIAEVIGEVNQHSGKIQIESQSIEGLSSEESEEIRKLIDAAIDEKAQPETTAILIESETLEKLRPKMKEAAHAIRRAVFDGRSILVRHHADADGICAGVAMEKAVVPLLIELNHNSDAEWHYFKRAPSKAPFYELEDVVKDLSFALEDFERHGQKLPLIVLLDNGSTEEDILALMKAKIYGIEIVVIDHHFPGEVIDGKVQVDEYVDVHVNPYLVGGDSQITAGALSVEVAKMVNPDVTDKVLHLPGIAAVGDHARSDEASQYIKLAESKGYNLEDLEKIAQCIDFEAFYLRFMNGRGIIDTILNLENKDKHEKLLNALYKEFNKRVATQLRAALPNLKSKELDNGVLFNVLDVELYAHRFTFPAPGKTCGFVHDAMVQKHGEERPIVTLATGPDFGVIRATDAVNEKFGFNLNEVVRKLADAIPEAGIDGGGHECAGSLKYLEGLSDKVLGAFADEIADLKD, encoded by the coding sequence ATGAATAAAACTTGTATAGGATGTAAAGGGAAAGGTTATGAAGTTACAGGCCACAAAGAATGTGATGCTTGTGGCGGAACGGGTTATGCATCTTCTGAAGATGTTAAAAGCCATTTTAAAGGAGTATCTACTAATGCTCGCCAGCGATTTGACCTGGAAGAGGATCATGACGTCCCCTGTGAAGTATGTAAAGGAAAAGGGGAAATTGAATTACATGAAAGCTGTCCTGTTTGTAAAGGAGCAGGAGAAATAAATGTTTGTAGGGAATGTGGTAAAATTTTAAATAACGATACTGAATACTGTGATGATTGTAAGGACAAAAAAGAAATAGTTTACGTCCTTCAAGCAGCTTGTGAGATGTCTGATCTGGAAATAGGATCTGCTTACAAAGGAAAAATTACTCGAGTAGAAAAATATGGAGTTTTTGTAAGTCTCTCAAATCAAGTATGGGGATTAATGAGAACTGGAGCTTCTGGTTACAATGTAGGGGATGAAATATTTGTCCGAGTCATCGAATTAAAGCCTCAAAGAAGAGAAGTGGACTTAGGACCTGCCAACATAAAAGGAGATTATGAACTGGTTACACTTAAAAAGAATCTGGCCCGTACTTTAATTGGAGATATAACTACTAAAACTCTGGGAAGAAATGTAAGAATAGTGGGAGAAGTAATTCAGATTCAACAGACCTCCGGACCTACTATATTCACCATATCTGACGAGACCAGCACTACTTGGGCTGCCGCCTTTGATGAAGCAGGAGTTAGAGTCTATCCGGAAATAGATATGGGCGATATTGCGGAAGTAATTGGTGAAGTTAACCAGCACAGTGGAAAAATCCAGATTGAATCTCAATCTATTGAAGGCCTTTCCAGCGAAGAATCAGAGGAAATTAGAAAGCTTATTGATGCAGCAATTGATGAGAAGGCCCAGCCTGAAACCACTGCAATTCTGATTGAAAGTGAAACACTGGAAAAGCTACGGCCAAAAATGAAAGAAGCCGCTCACGCCATTAGAAGAGCCGTATTTGACGGAAGATCAATCCTAGTTAGGCACCATGCCGATGCAGATGGAATCTGTGCTGGTGTGGCCATGGAAAAAGCCGTGGTTCCTTTATTAATAGAATTGAATCACAATAGCGATGCTGAATGGCATTACTTTAAAAGGGCTCCGAGTAAAGCACCCTTTTACGAATTAGAAGATGTTGTTAAGGATTTATCCTTTGCACTGGAAGATTTCGAACGCCACGGCCAAAAATTACCATTAATAGTTCTCCTGGATAATGGATCCACAGAAGAAGACATTCTGGCCCTGATGAAGGCCAAAATATACGGCATTGAAATAGTGGTAATTGATCACCACTTCCCTGGAGAAGTCATAGATGGTAAAGTGCAAGTTGATGAATACGTGGATGTGCATGTGAACCCATATTTAGTTGGTGGAGACTCTCAAATCACTGCAGGTGCACTTTCTGTGGAAGTAGCTAAAATGGTGAACCCCGATGTCACTGATAAAGTTTTACACTTGCCTGGAATTGCAGCCGTGGGAGATCACGCCCGTTCTGATGAGGCAAGCCAGTACATAAAACTGGCCGAATCAAAAGGTTACAATTTAGAAGATTTGGAAAAAATAGCCCAATGTATTGATTTTGAAGCATTTTATCTGCGATTTATGAATGGTAGAGGCATTATCGATACCATTCTCAATTTGGAAAACAAGGACAAACACGAAAAGCTTTTAAATGCATTGTATAAAGAATTTAACAAACGTGTTGCAACCCAATTGCGTGCTGCCTTACCAAACTTAAAATCCAAGGAATTAGATAATGGAGTTCTCTTCAATGTACTGGATGTAGAACTTTACGCCCACCGGTTTACCTTCCCTGCTCCTGGAAAAACCTGTGGATTTGTCCATGATGCTATGGTACAAAAACACGGCGAAGAGCGCCCTATAGTCACCTTGGCCACTGGACCGGACTTTGGAGTTATAAGGGCTACCGATGCAGTTAATGAAAAATTCGGCTTCAATTTAAATGAAGTGGTTAGGAAACTGGCAGATGCCATTCCTGAAGCTGGAATTGATGGTGGAGGCCACGAATGTGCCGGTTCCCTAAAGTACCTGGAAGGATTGTCTGATAAGGTTTTAGGGGCCTTTGCAGATGAAATAGCGGATTTAAAGGATTAA
- a CDS encoding desulfoferrodoxin, which translates to MVELNQIYRCNVCGNMVEVVKVGGGELVCCGQPMELLVERQTDVGPEKHIPIVEKTENGVIVKVGEVPHPMEESHYIHLIEVIVDGKVYRKTLNPGDEPSAEFELEEDEIKDLKVREYCIIHGLWHG; encoded by the coding sequence ATGGTTGAACTTAATCAAATTTACAGATGTAATGTTTGTGGAAACATGGTTGAAGTTGTTAAAGTAGGCGGTGGAGAATTAGTTTGCTGCGGACAACCAATGGAACTTTTAGTAGAGCGCCAGACTGATGTAGGCCCTGAAAAACACATTCCAATTGTTGAGAAAACAGAAAATGGAGTAATAGTTAAAGTAGGTGAAGTTCCACACCCTATGGAAGAAAGTCACTACATCCATTTAATAGAAGTTATTGTAGATGGAAAAGTTTACAGAAAAACATTGAATCCGGGAGATGAACCTTCTGCCGAATTTGAATTAGAAGAAGATGAAATTAAGGATTTAAAAGTTAGGGAATACTGTATAATCCACGGCCTATGGCATGGTTAA